One genomic region from Actinocatenispora thailandica encodes:
- a CDS encoding SAM-dependent methyltransferase yields MDDTDTPPRLTRLTFHGPLSETRADRMVSRLSEGDPATVLDLGCGWGELMLRVLDAVPGATGVGIDRNAEDLDRGRHNATVRGLADRVEFVEESGHRTTREPADLVLCLNASHAVSDATPPRQTADALHQLRRLVTPGGRVLFGEGFWDRNPTPDELAAMWPDAHLDEQHDLATLVDVAAAAGFRPCWIETANTDEWDEFESGYLSDVDEWLAERPDHPLAAKTRTRVDAHRASWLRGYRNVLNIAYLTLIPVG; encoded by the coding sequence ATGGACGACACGGACACCCCGCCGCGGCTGACCCGGCTCACCTTCCACGGCCCGCTCAGCGAGACGCGCGCCGACCGGATGGTCTCCCGACTGTCCGAGGGCGACCCCGCCACGGTGCTCGACCTCGGCTGCGGCTGGGGCGAACTGATGCTCCGGGTTCTCGACGCGGTACCCGGCGCGACCGGCGTCGGCATCGACCGCAACGCCGAGGACCTGGACCGCGGCCGGCACAACGCCACCGTCCGCGGGCTCGCCGACCGGGTCGAGTTCGTCGAGGAGTCCGGGCACCGGACGACCCGCGAACCCGCCGACCTCGTCCTGTGCCTGAACGCGAGCCACGCGGTGAGCGATGCGACGCCGCCACGGCAGACCGCCGACGCGTTGCACCAGTTGCGCCGGCTCGTCACACCCGGCGGGCGGGTGCTGTTCGGCGAGGGCTTCTGGGACCGTAACCCGACCCCGGACGAGCTGGCCGCGATGTGGCCGGACGCGCACCTCGACGAGCAGCACGACCTCGCCACCCTCGTCGATGTCGCCGCCGCGGCCGGCTTCCGCCCCTGCTGGATCGAGACCGCCAACACCGACGAGTGGGACGAGTTCGAGTCCGGGTACCTGTCCGATGTGGACGAATGGCTCGCCGAGCGGCCCGATCACCCGCTCGCCGCCAAGACCCGTACCCGGGTCGACGCGCATCGCGCGAGCTGGCTGCGCGGCTACCGCAACGTCCTCAACATCGCCTACCTCACCCTGATCCCCGTCGGCTGA
- a CDS encoding GNAT family N-acetyltransferase: MTTTMPAGLATRPLTTADAAAVTALMADCERADLGAVFIEEADLVGDWRRPSFDIGADTIAVLDGDRLVGYAEVYQGRRAEAYVHPDHRGRGIGTALLGWTRRRAREVGSNLVGQTVPERNRGATDLLRRHGYTPLWTSWVLELPPGAAIPAAPLPAGYAIRPYRPGEERAVHRIVEDAFAEWPDRAPTRYEDWAAGVLDRPGFRPEQLLVVVHGDEIVGACHLLDTDGDAWVNQLAVRVDQRGRGLARGLLAEAFGAARSRGARRAQLSTDSRTGALELYRHVGMHVTTTLTHLAARP, encoded by the coding sequence GACCGCGCTGATGGCCGACTGCGAGCGGGCCGACCTCGGTGCGGTGTTCATCGAGGAGGCCGACCTGGTGGGCGACTGGCGGCGGCCCAGCTTCGACATCGGTGCGGACACGATCGCCGTGCTCGACGGCGACCGGCTGGTCGGCTACGCCGAGGTCTACCAGGGCCGGCGGGCCGAGGCGTACGTGCATCCCGACCACCGGGGCCGCGGCATCGGCACCGCGCTGCTCGGCTGGACCCGGCGGCGGGCCCGCGAGGTGGGCAGCAACCTGGTCGGCCAGACCGTACCGGAACGCAACCGGGGAGCAACGGATCTGCTGCGACGCCACGGCTACACGCCGCTCTGGACGAGCTGGGTGCTGGAACTGCCGCCCGGCGCGGCGATCCCCGCGGCGCCGCTACCGGCCGGGTACGCGATCCGCCCGTACCGGCCGGGCGAGGAACGCGCGGTCCACCGGATCGTCGAGGACGCGTTCGCCGAGTGGCCGGACCGGGCACCGACCCGGTACGAGGACTGGGCCGCCGGGGTGCTCGACCGGCCCGGGTTCCGGCCCGAGCAACTGCTCGTGGTCGTGCACGGCGACGAGATCGTCGGCGCCTGCCACCTGCTCGACACCGACGGCGACGCCTGGGTCAACCAGCTGGCGGTACGGGTCGACCAGCGCGGCCGGGGCCTCGCCCGCGGGCTGCTGGCCGAGGCGTTCGGTGCGGCGCGCTCCCGTGGCGCGCGGCGCGCGCAGCTGTCCACCGACTCCCGTACCGGAGCGCTCGAGCTCTACCGCCACGTGGGCATGCACGTCACCACCACCCTGACCCATCTCGCCGCCCGCCCCTGA